The Streptomyces sp. NBC_01463 DNA window ATCAGCGGCATGCGGACGTCCATCGCGACCACATCAGGACGCAGTTGACGCACCAGCGGGATCGCCGCCGCACCGTCACCGGCCTCACCCACCACTTCGATGTCGGGCTGGGCCTCCAGCACGGCACGCAGTCCCGCGCGGACCAGGGGTTCGTCGTCGACCAGAAGAACGGTAACCGGCATCCGGTCAGCGTATGCGGTACAGAGGAAGGCTCGCGTGCACCATCCATTCCTCCTTGTACGGTCCCGTCTTGGCAGTGCCGCCCAGCAGTGCCGCTCTCTCCCTGATGCCCCGCAGCCCGCTTCCACCTCCAGGGTTATCGGACGAATCCTTGAGCGGATCCTTGAGCGGATTCGTCACTTTCAGCTCCAGCCGGCCGTCTGCCACGGTGATGCGGACCCGGACCGGAACCGATCCGGAATGCCGCAGGACATTGGTGAGGGCCTCCTGGAGGATCCGGTACCCCTCGCGGGACACCGAAGGCGGCACCTGCTCCAGTGCACCGGACACCTCGGCATCGACCTCGGCCCCGGAAGCGCGAGCCGAGTCCAGCAGACGGCCGGCCTCACTGAGCGACGGCCGCTGCCCCGGCGGCGTGCCCGACTCGCGCAGCACCCTCAGCACCCGTTCGAGATCGTCCAGGGCGTCTCGGCCCGTCTCCTCGATCGCCACCAGCGCCCGCTCGGTGAACTGGGGGTCATGCGCCGCCCGGGCCGCGCCTGCCTGCACGACGGCGACCGTCAGGGCGTGTCCGATCGAATCGTGCAGTTCGCGTGCGATCCGGTTGCGTTCGAGGAGTTGCTCGGTACGCTCCTCCAGCGCGGTTATCCGTTGCATCGGCGTCGGTCCGAGAAGCCACCGGGCGGCAGCCGTGATCAGCTCCCCACAACTGATGACCACCGCGAGCAGCATGATCAGAGGCACCGGAGCAAGGACGGCGGCCCACCAGTGCGTGCCCAGGCCCGCGGCGAACCATTCGTCGCTCGGCGCGGAGCCGACCGCTGAGCGCACGAGATCGACCGTCGTGGCCAGCAGCCAGACCGTCGCCAGTCCGGCCAGCGCCGCACAGCCCAGCCGCACCTCCAGCCAGAGCGCTGTCCGCCAGCGCTCGGACCATGAGGCGGAGGGAGCCACCGAAATGGTTGCTTCGAGGTTTCCGCGCTCCGCGGGCGTGAGCAGCAACTGCGCCTGGATCCCCTCGGCGAGGCGCATGCCGGGTATCAGCCCCACCAGGGCTGCGAGGACGACGGGCACCCACGGGGTGTCCGTCGAGATGAAGAGCCACACACTCACGGCGGCACCCGGCAGGAGCAGATGCAGCCACCGGGTGTAGGTGACCGGCGCGGTCAGCGGGCGGAGGAAGCTGGACATGCCACCATCGTGCCAGCGCGCTCGACGCGGTGGCTCCCCCGAGCGAGGGAGATGATCCACTCCGGCGGGGGAGGACCGCCGGCGGGTGTGGCGGCGACGCTGAGGACATGACCAGCATCGACGTCAACGAGCTCACCAAGGACTACGGCGCGACCCGTGCCGTGGATCGACTCACGTTCAGCGTGCGGCCCGGCCGGGTCACCGGTTTCCTCGGACCGAACGGGGCGGGCAAATCCACCACGATGCGGCTTGTCCTCGGCCTGGACCGGCCCACCGCCGGCACCGCGACGATCGGCGGCCGGCCCTACGCGGCTCTGGGCGATCCGCTGCGCCACGTCGGGGTACTGCTCGACGCGCAGTCCGCGCACGGCTCGCGGACGGCGCGCAACCACCTCCTCGCCCTGGCCACGAGCAACGGCCTGAGCGGGACAAGAGTCGAGGAAGTCCTGAAGGAGGCCGGACTCGGACAAGTCGGGGGCCGGCGGATCAGAACGTTCTCCCTCGGCATGCGCCAACGCCTGGGCATAGCGGCCGCGCTGCTCGGAGACCCGGAGGTGGTCATGCTCGACGAGCCTTCGAACGGTCTCGACCCCGAAGGCATCGTCTGGATCCGGGAACTGATGAAGCGGCTCGCCCGGGAGGGGCGCACGGTGCTGGTCTCCAGCCACCTGATGAACGAGACGTCGTCCTTCGCCGACCATCTGATCGTCCTGGGGCGGGGCCGGTTGCTGGTCGACCTCCCGATGCGGGAGTTCCTCGACTCCCGGAGCCGGCCCAGCGTCCGGGTACGCACGACCGAACCGGCCCGGTTCGGGGAGGTCCTGGCTCACAAGGGATACCGGGCCGAGCGGAACGAAGACGGCTACTGGACCGTGCACGCGGCGAGAGCGCAGGAAATCGGGGTCCTCGCCGCCGCGGAAGGCCTTCCGGTTCTTCAGCTCACCGACGAACAGGCCACGCTGGAACAGGCCTACCTGGATCTCACCGCCGGTGCGACGGAGTTCGAGTCCGCCGCTGACGGAGCCACCACCCGACAGGAGGCCTGACCATGTCCACCACCGCAGTTCTGCACTCCGAGTGGATCAAGATCAGATCTGTGCGCTCGGTCGCCGGATCTCTGACGGCGGTCTTCCTCGCCACCATGGCTGTCACGGTGCTCACCTTCGCCACGGTCGGCCAGGCCGAGGCGGACAAGGCGGACGCGGACCTCGTCTTCGGAGCCTTCTACGCTTTGAACTTCGGTCAGATCGCCGCCATAAGCTTCGGGGCGACAGCGATCTCGTCCGAGTACGTCAACGGAGCGCTGCGCATCTCGCTGGCAGCGGTTCCACGGCGCACCCTCTTCTACACGGTCAAGATGTCGCTTGTCGGAGGCGCTGTTCTTGCCGTCGGGCTCGTCACCAGCTTCAGTTCATTCCTGACGGGACAGTTGTTTATGGGGGAGTACGCCGTCGGTCTGGGCGAACCGGGCGCCCTTCGGGCCGCTTTCGGCGGCGGGATATATCTCGCCCTGATGGCGCTCTTCGCCGCCGGGCTGACGGTTCTGTTCCGCAGCGCCGTTGCCGTGCTCAGCCTGCTCATCCCCTTCATCCTGATCGCTTCGTTCGTCGTCGGGGATATCGCCGGCGGTGCGGCCGACTATCTGCCCGACCGGGCCGGACAGTTGGTTCTGCACCAGCATGTGGAGAGTAGCCTCGGCCCTTGGACAGGATTGGCCGTCACTGCGGCCTGGGCTGCGGCGGCGCTCCTCGCCGGATGGTGGGCACTGCGGAGCAGGGACGCCTAGACCATGAGGAGGAGCGGTCGGATCGGCGGGAAGGCGGGAATGCCGGAAGACCGGAACGAGATGGCCTAAATCGCCCTAAAGGAAAGGGCAGGGCTTCCGTTGTCAGTGCAGGGCGGTTTACTGACGGCATGACCACCGCACATCACCTCCGCCTCATCGACGGGATGCGCACCCGAGAGTTTCCCGCGGAGCGCATCCGATCGGGTTCGGGAGTCAGCGGGCCCGGCTACCACACGGCATCACTGCACGCCGATGACGACCACTGGGACGACGACGAAGCAGGGCGGCTGGAGCACCGTGTGCAGTGTCTCGCGGAGCACGAGGCGTTGTTCACGTTGCTCGGGGTGCGATGGGGTGAACCACAGCCGATCAGTCTGTGGAGTGCGCAGGAGCGAATGATGTCCGGCGAGGAGATACCCGACCCGTGGGCCGAGATGGTGGCCGGGTGTGAGGAACTGCGCCTCTGGCACATAGACGAGCTCTGGATAGGCCTGGCGCTCTACCTGGAGGAGGGTGGCCCAGGGTGCGAGCTCGGCGTGGTGGTGACCGAGATCGATCCCCCATGATCCCCCTCGCGATCCCGTTCACGATCCCTTTCGGGATGTGAGCGGCCCGGCCGGGGCTTGGAGTGGGGCGTGGGGGCGTCAGCTGTGAGGGTGCGACGAGAACGCACGGAGAGACCGGCAACGTCCGGAGGGACCGGCAACGTCCGCGGGTGATTCCCCTCCATGGGGAGATGCCGGCTGGGTTCGCTCTCTCGCTCACTCGGATTCTCGGTCGTGTCGGGCCAGTGGTGGGGCCGGGTGAATCCAGTAGGCAGACGAATCCAGTAGGCAGACGAATCCGGCAGGCAGACGAATCCGGCAGCCAGTCGCCAGTCGAGAGATCTGCCGGTTGTCAGACGTCGCCAGAGGGACGGCTTGCCGGGTTCGAGTCGACGGCCGTTCGTAGACGTCCGTACTCATCCGCCATTGACTGCACGGTCCAGTGGGCGTTCAAGCCGCTGGGGTTGGGCAGTGCCCAGACGCGGGCGCCACCGATCTTCCGGTCCTGGGGCCCGACCTGTGCCTTCCGCTCGCCGAATGCGGTCCGGTAGGCCGTGATACCGACGACCGCCAGCCACCGCGGCTGAAGCCTCTCGACCTTCGCGGTGAGGATCTGTCCCCCGGCACGGAATTCCTCGGCGGACAGCTCGTCGGCCCGGGCCGTTGCCCTGGCGACCACATTGGTGATGCCCAGCCCATAGCCGAGGAGTTCTGACTGCTCGCTGGGCTTCAACTGCCTGGGAGTGAATCCGGACAGATGGAGCACCGGCCAGAAACGATTACCAGGGAAGGCGAAGTGATGACCTGTGGCACCTGTCATCAAGCTCGGGTTGATTCCGCAGAACAGCACGCGCAGGCCGCCCGCGACCACATCGGGAACCACGCGGTCACGGGCGGCCTGGAGCTCTTCGGGCTTCATCGCGCGATCGTCCGGGCGCTCATCAGAGGATGGAGCCGGGTGTGTAACCGGCGGCCTCCGGGTGCTGCTTGGTCAGCTCCTCGATCCGGGAGACGAGTGCGGTGACCTGGTCGCCCGCCGCGCCCGTGAAGGAGAGCTTGTCGGCCATGAGCTCGTCCAGCTGCCCACGGTCGAGCGGGATGCGCTCGTCCGCTGCCAGCTTGTCCAGCAGCTCGTTGCGCTCCGTGCCCTGCTCGCGCATGGCCAGGGCGGACGCGACCGCGTTCTCCTTGATGGCCTCGTGGGCGACCTCGCGGCCGACACCTGCACGGACCGCGCCCATCAGGACCTTGGTCGTGGCGAGGAAGGGAAGGTAGCGGTCCAGCTCGCGGGCGACGACGGCCGGGAAGGCGCCGAACTCGTCGAGCACCGTCAGGAAGGTCTCGAGGAGACCGTCGAACGCGAAGAACGCGTCGGGAAGGGCCACCCTGCGGACCACGGAGCAGGACACGTCGCCCTCGTTCCACTGGTCACCGGCCAGTTCACCGGTCATCGACGCGTAACCGCGAAGGATCACCATCAGGCCGTTGACGCGCTCGCAGGAGCGGGTGTTCATCTTGTGCGGCATGGCGGAGGAGCCGACCTGGCCCGGCTTGAAGCCCTCGGTCACCAGCTCGTGGCCTGCCATCAGGCGGATGGTCTTCGCGACCGACGAAGGAGCCGCGGCCAGCTGCACCAGGGCCGTCACCACGTCGTAGTCGAGCGAGCGCGGGTAGACCTGGCCCACCGAGGTGAAGGCCTGGGCGAAGCCGAGGTGTCCGGCGATGCGCTGCTCCAGGTCGGCGAGCTTTTCCGCATCGCCGCCCAGCAGGTCGAGCATGTCCTGAGCCGTGCCGACGGGGCCCTTGATCCCACGCAGCGGGTAGCGGCCCAGCAGGTCCTCGAGCCGGCCGTACGCAACGAGGAGTTCGTCCGCCGCGGTCGCGAAGCGCTTGCCGAGCGTCGTCGCCTGCGCGGCGACGTTGTGGGACCGGCCGGCGATGACCAGCTCGCGGTACTCACCGGCGAGCTTTCCGAGCCGGGCCAGGACGGCGACCGTACGGTCGCGCATCAGCTCCAGGGACAGCCGGATCTGAAGCTGCTCGACGTTCTCGGTCAGGTCGCGGGACGTCATGCCCTTGTGGACCTGCTCGTGGCCGGCGAGGGCATTGAACTCCTCGATGCGGGCCTTGACGTCGTGCCGGGTCACCTTCTCGCGCTCGGCGATCGAGGCCAGATCGACATGGTCGAGGACGCGCTCGTAATCGGCGAGGGCCGCGTCGGGTACCTCGATCCCGAGGTCCTTCTGGGCGCGCAGCACCGCCAGCCACAGCTGACGTTCCAGCTTCACCTTCTGCTCGGGGGACCAGAGGACAGCCAGCTCCGTAGAGGCGTAGCGGCCGGCCAGGACATTGGGGATGCGAGGCTTCGCAGACACAGCAGTCACGTGTGCAGATTCTACTGGCGGTTTATGCAGGTCGGCGCCGCACCCCGGTTTGTGGGTTGCTACGAGCGTGCGGACGGAGACACAGGGCCAGACACAGCCGTGGACTCAGGCGTGGACGCGGACGCGCGCACAGACGCAGACGCGGACGCGGACGCGGGCACGCACGCAGACAGAGACACAGCCGCGAATGTGGGAGCCGGCAGCCGGGGCTGTGCCCCGCTGCCCTTCTCGGTGGGTCTGCTACTCGTCCGCGTCCAGGCGGCGCCAGGTGGCCACGGGGCCCGGAGCGGCAGCGTCCTCCGGGGTGACCCAGAAGGCCCGTCCCAGCTCGGCGCTGAACTGCGCTCCCGTCCTGCCGTCACCCGACGAGCGTCCGGTCAGGCGCCGCCCGATCCAGGGGAACAGGTGCTGGCGGGCGAACCGCAGGTCGTCGACCCGCCGGGTGGCCCAGCGCGGCGGGACCGCGGAGGGCAGTACCGTCTGCCAGTCGTCCTCCGGCGGCAGCCCCAGCTTCTGCCAGACCGCCTCGGACACCCTCCGGTGCCCCTCGGCGGTCAGGTGGAGACGGTCGACGTCCCACATCCTGGGGTCGCCCAGCACGGCGGACCCGTAAAGATCGACGACGACTGCATCGTGCCGGGCGGCCAGATCGTCGACCAGGGTGAAGAGCTCTTCCATCCGTGGCCGGAAGCGCTCCATCACCGGTCCGTTGCGTCCGGGGCTGCGCATCAGCACGAGCTTCTTGCAGGAGGGAGCGAGGCGCTCCACGGCCTCTTCCATCCGGCCGCGGACCATGCCCATGTCGCACTTGGGCCGCAGGGTGTCGTTCAGGCCGCCGACCAGCGTCACCACGTCCGCCTGCATGGCCGCTGCCACGTCCACCTGCTCGTCCACGATCTGGCCGATGAGCTTCCCGCGCACGGCGAGATTGGCGTAGCGGAATCCGGGGGTGCGGGTGGCAAGCCGGGTGGCAAGGATGTCGGCCCAGCCCCCGTACGAGCCGTCGGGCAGGAGGTCCGACATGCCCTCGGTGAACGAGTCGCCGACCGCGACGAGACTGGTGTATTCGGCATTCATTTCCATGGCGCTGTGATCGTATCGCGGTGCGCTCCACCGCTTGCCGGGAGCCAGTGGCCGCACCGCTCCTGCGCCCGGTCCCGCGCCCTCGGGGGGAGGCGGGACCGGACACCGGCGCCGGGGTGGGTGCCGGGGCCGGGGTCAGCGCGGCTGTGCCCGGCCCACGAGTTCCCGGAGCACGTCCTCCATCGTGACCATGCCGGCCAGCCGGTCGTCCTCGTCGAGAACGGCCGCCAGATGCGTACGGCTGCGGCGGAGAGCGGTCAGTACGTCGTCGAGCGGTGTCGCCGCCCGTACCCGGGCGATGGGCCGCATCGCGGTCACCGGGAACGGCATGTCACGGGGGGTGACGTCGAGGGCGTCCTTCACATGGAGGTAGCCCAGGATCCGCTGTTCGCTGTCCATGACCGGGAATCGAGAGAACCCGGTCTCGGACGAGAGCCGCTCCAGTTCCTCGGGCGTCGTCCCGACCCTCGTGTACATCACCCGGTCCACCGGCAGCACCACGTCCCGCACCGGCCTGCGCCCCAGTTCCAGCGCATGGTGCAGGCGCTCGGCCGCCCTGTCGTCGACCAGTCCCGCGTCGCCGGCGTCCTTGACGAGTCTGGCCAGCTCGTCGTCCGAGAAGGTGGCCGACACCTCGTCCTTTGTCTCCACCCGCAACAGCTTCAGCAGCAAGTTGGCGAAGGCGTTGATCGCGAAGATCACCGGTCGCAGCGCCCGGGCCAGCGTCACCAGCGGAGGCCCGAGCAGCAGAGCGGTGCGCACGGGCTCGGCCAGTGCGATGTTCTTCGGCACCATCTCGCCCAGCAGCATGTGGAGGTACGTGGCCACCGACAGCGCGATCACGAACGAGATCGGATGGACCAGGCCGTGCGGCACGCCCACGGCGTCGAAGAGAGGTTCCAGCAGATGCGCGATGGCGGGCTCGGCCACGATGCCGAGAACCAGGGTGCACAGCGTGATGCCGAGCTGTGCCGCCGCGAGCAGCGCCGACACGTGCTCGAGCCCCCAGATGACGCTTCGTGCCCTCCGGTTCCCCTCTTCGGCCTGCGGTTCGATCTGACTCCGCCGCACGGAGATGAGAGCGAACTCCGCACCGACGAAGAACGCGTTCACGACGAGGGTCATCAGGCCGATGAAAAGCTGTACGGCGGTCATCGCTCGTCCTCCGACGGCTCGTCGGAACCGGGGAGCGGCGCGTGCAGCAGGGCCCGTGCGGCGCGGCGCCCGGAGGCGTCCACCACGTCGAGGCGCCAGCCGGCCAGGTCGATCGAGTCACCGACGGCCGGGATGCGGCCCACCTCTGTGGCGATCAGCCCGGCGAGGGTCTCGTACGGTCCGTCCGGCACTCTCAGGCCGATCCTCTGCAGTTGGTCGGTGCGGGCGGCGCCGTCCGCCGACCACAGGGTGCGTCCGTCGGCGTCCTCGCCGGCCGGTGCGAGGTCGGGAGTCTCATGCGGGTCGTGCTCGTCCCGCACCTCGCCGACGACCTCCTCGACGATGTCCTCGAGCGTCACGACACCCGCTGTGCCTCCGTACTCGTCGATGACGACCGCCATGGCGAGCTTGCCGGACAGCCTGTCCAGCAGCCGGTCCACGGTCAGGGTCTCCGGCACGAGCAGCGGCTCACGCAGCATCTCCGAGACCCGTTTACGGGGCCTCTGCTCCGCGGGGATCGCGAGCACGTCCTTGATGTGGGCCACACCGACGACGGTGTCGAGGCTGCCCCGGTACACGGGGAAGCGGGACAGCCCGGTCGCCCGTGTGGCGTTGGCGACGTCCTCCGCCGTCGCGCGCACCTCCAGCGCGGTGACCTGCACCCGCGGAGTCATGACGTTCTCCGCGGTCAGCTCCGCCAGGTTGAGGGTCCGGACGAAGAGCTCCGCGGTGTCGGCCTCCAGGGCGCCCGCCTTGGCGGAGTGGCGGGCGAGCGCCACCAGCTCCTGCGGGCTGCGGGCGGTGGCCAGCTCCTCCGCCGGTTCGAGGCCGAAGCGGCGCACGATGTGGTTGGCGGTGTTGTTGAGGTGGCTGATGAAGGGCCGGAAGAGAGCGGTGAACGCCCGCTGCGGGGTGGCCACCGTCTTCGCCACGGCGAGTGGCGACGAGATGGCCCAGTTCTTCGGGACGAGCTCACCGACCACCATGAGGAACACGGTGGACAGGGCGGTTCCGATGACGAGAGCCACGGACGACGACACGCTGGGCGACAGCCCGATGGCTTCGACCGGGCCACGGATCAGTTTCGCGATGGACGATTCGGAGAGCATGCCGACCACCAGATTGGTGACGGTGATGCCCAGCTGGGCCCCGGAGAGCTGGAAGGTGAGGCTGCGTACCGCCTTCATGGCGCTGGAGGCGCCCCGTTCCCCCTGCTCCACAGCCCGTTCGAGCTGGCCGCGTTCGACCGTGGTGAGGGAGAACTCCGCCGCGACGAAGGCGCCGCAGGCAAGGGAGAGCAGTACTGCCACGAGCAGCAGAAGCACTTCGGTCATCGGTTCACCTCCGTCCCATGATCGGGCAGGGACTGAAGGATCGCGCGATGTCGGCGATATCGGCTACTGGGAGGCTCGCCCATGGGCGGACGCTCACACCTTTCGTCAGGGTCGTCAGGAGAGACCCCATAGTAAAGGATCGGCAAAGAAGTGTGGTCGAGAGGGCCGCTCCAGCTGCTCGGGCGTCATCCCGACCCTCGGGTACATCACCTGGTCCACCGGTTCCGGCGGCCTGGCCCCTGTCTGCCCCCGGTACGGCTTCCTAGTCCTGGAACGGTTTGATCCAGCGCCGCCAGTGGTCCTCGCGGTGGTAGCCGGCCGCGGCCCATGCGTACTGGGCTCGCTCATTGGCTTCCAGGACCATGGCGTCCGCTCGGCGTCCACCGAGGGCACTGAACCGCTCCTCCACCGCGGCCAGCAGTGCCGTGGAGATGCCCTGCCGGCGGAACCGGGGATGTACGGCCAGCCGGTAGACGGAACACCGCCAGCCGTCGAAGCCGGCGATGACGGTTCCCACGAGCAGACCGTCACGTTCCGCCAGGAGCAGGGCTTCGGGGTCCCGCGTGATGAGGCGGGACACGCCGTCGTGGTCGTCGCTGATGCTGGTTCCCTCTGCCGCCTCGCGCCAGAACCGCAGCACGCTGTCGATGTCGGCGAGGGTGGCGCAGCGCATATGGAGATCACTCATGGGGCGAGCCAAGCAGAGTGTCACTCCGATGGGCGAATGTATTCCGTGCGGGCGCGGGACTGCGTGGGATCCGCCGGCTCAGCGGAGATGCACCGGGAGCGACTCGATGCCGTAGACGATGGACAGCTTCCGGAAGCTGAGCTCCTGCGGCGGCACGGCGAGCCGCATGCCGGGAAAGCGCCGGGCCAGTGCCGGGAAGGCGACACGCAGTTCCATGCGGGCCAGTTCGGCGCCGATGCAGCGGTGGATGCCGTGGCCGAAGGCCAGATGGCCGGCCGGGGTGGCTCGGTGCGGGTCGAAGCCCCCGTCGTCCATGACGTACGACAGATCGCGATTCGCGCCGCTCAGGGAGCAGAGGACCATGTCGCCGCGCGGAATGACCACCCCGGCTATCTCGATGTCCCGACGGGCGAACCGGGGGAAGGCCATCTGGACCGCGGAGAGATAGCGCAGCACCTCTTCGACGAACGGCGGGGTCATTGTGTCGTCCGTTCGCAGACGCTCCAGGACGTCCCTGTTCTGCAGCAGTACGAGGGAGCCGAGAGCGATCGTGCTGGCCGTCGTCTCGAAGCCGCCGGTGAGCACGCCGTCGGCGAGGCCCGCGAGTTCCTCGTCGTCGACGCTGTCCCCGTGCTCCCGCACGATCATGCCGAGCAGACCGTCCCCCGGCTTCTGCCGCTGCGCCCTGACGACCTCCCTGAAGTACTCCAGGGACGCGGACATGGCACCGAAGGGAGCGGTGGTCCCGCCGAAGAGGTCGAAGCGGTCCATGGCCAGCTGCTGGAAGTCGTGCCGGTCGCCGTACGGGACGCCGAGCAGTTCGCAGATGGTGAGGGAGGGGACGGGCAGGGCGAACTCGTGCACCAGGTCGACCGGTCCGCCCGCGGCCTCCATCGCGTCCAGTCGCTCCTCGACGATCGCTTCGATCCGCGGCGTCAGTCGCCGCAGGCGGCGCATGGTGAACTCCGGGGTCAGAATGCGGCGCAACCGTGTGTGGACCGGCGGATCGCTGAATCCGAGCCCGCCGGGGCTCTGCTCGGCGGCGATTCCGGCATTGCCCGCGAGGTTGGCGAAGTCGGTGCTGAACCCGTCGGCGGAGCCGAGCACGGCCTTCGACTCCTCATAGCCGGTGACCACCCAGGCGTCCATGCCGAACGGCAGGGTGACCTTGGAGACCGGGGCCTCCGCCCGGGTCGCGGCCAGACGCTTCACGGGATCCAGGCCGTCGCGGCGCAGGAGCATCAGCAACTCCTCGGGGAGCAGCCTGATCGTGGAGGAGCCGATTCCGTGCCGCTGGATCCTGGCCAGGTAGGTGCGCCCGAGCCGGGCGGTGATTCGGGAACGGAACGTCGTACTCAATGTGCACTCCATGAGTCGTCGCGAGATCTGGTCGGTTGGCGGGCGTGCGCCGCCAGGACGTGGCCGACTGCGCTGACTTCGGCTTCCTGACCAGGAATTATGACCACCTGTTCTATGGAGGGGGCGGTCGGGTGCGGTATCCGTCGCTCATGCTTCGACGGTACGGGCGCGAGCGCCTCGACGCCTGGGGCGGACGGGTGCCGCGATATGCCAGGTGGCCGGGGTGCTGCGGCCCCGTGGGGCGCTCGGCCGGGCCGATTCCGGCCACGGGTTTCCCCCGCCGGTCCGCTCCTCTTGCCGGTGCTAGCAATCCCGCGCTAGCGTGATGAAGTGCCCAAGACTCAGCTGAACGTTCGAGTGGACGAGGCCACCGCCGAGGCCGCGCGGCAGCGCGCGCTCCAAAGGGGGATGAGCGTGAACCGCTACATAGAGGAGCTCGTCAAACAGGACGCGGGCGAGGTCGGCCATACATTCGTCGAGGCCGCCGCCGATTTCATGAAGCAGTACGAATCGGTGTTCGCCGAGGAGTTCGGCCCGGAGCGCAAAGGGACCCGTTGAACCTCCGGATTCACCTCTCCTGGCTGCTCATGGTCGCGGAGCACAAGACGCCCGGTGATCCCCAGGTCACCGACTGGGGCGCGCTGGTCGCCGCGGTCGCACGGCACGAGGCGGAGATCTTCGGCAGTCCCGTCTACAGCGACCCGCACTCCAGGGCGGCCGCACTGCTGCAGCTGCTGCTGCACGTGCCCGCGCTGGAGCGGTCCAACGCGATGTTCGCGTCCGCCGTCGCCTACGGATACCTCGTCGCGTCGGGGCTGAAGGTCATCACCTCGCCCGAACAGGTGCGTGACCTGGCGTTGCTGGTCAAGGAGGGCAAGGCGGACGTCCGGGCCATCGCCGACGAGCTCCGTCAGTGGAGCCTGTGACCCGGGAGACCCGGGTGATACCTGGGTGACCCGGGTGATACCTGGGTGACCCGGGTGATACCTGGGTGACCCGAGCGACCCGGGCGCCTTCCGGCGGCAGCGGAGCGCGCCGGGACGGGTCCCGGCCGCCCGGCCGCGAAAGCCGTGTGCAAGTCCCCGCGTGCCGGACTGCGGCCGTCATACATGAGCGCCCCGCAAAGCCGTCAGCGGAGGCCCTGCCGTCCCCGGTCCACCACGGCCGACCGCCGTGCCACGCCCAGCACGCACGAGGACGTGGGGAGCCGGATTCCGCGCTCCGGCAGATTGACCCTGCGGTACGTCTCGACGACGAACCCGGCCGCCTCGATGGCGGCCAGCGCGTCGCGCGAGGTGTGACAGCCCCCGGCCACCCGCGGCCACACGGTCCGGTCCAGCGCCCGCTGGGTGGCGGCCATGAACCGGCCGTCGGCCCGCACGTGCTCGAAGAAGCGCAGCTCACCCCCCGGCCGCACGACACGCCGGATCTCGGCGAGCGACTGCTGCACGTCGCGTACGGTGCACAGCACGAGCGAGGCCACGGCCCCGTCGAACGCCTCGCTCTTCACCGGAAGCGCCTCCGCCGTACCGGGCACCACATCCACCGGGATTCCGGCCCGCAGGGCGGACCGCACCGCCAACTGCCGCAGCATGCGCTCGGGTTCGATCGCCACCACCTCGGACACCGCCGGCGGGTAGTGGGCGAAGTTCAGACCGTTGCCCGCGCCGATCTCGATGACCCGCCCCGACAGTCCGGACAGCAGCTCCGCCCTTACGGCGGCCAGGCCTCCGGCGGACTCCGCGGCCACGCTCAGCCGGGCGTAGCACCGGGCGAAGACGGGGTGGTGCACCGCATCCTGCGGGATCTTCGTGCTCCGCAACCGCATGACGGACCTCCTCGACGGGCCGGTCCGAGGGGGCCGGCGCGACGGTGTACGCCGCGTGCGGGACCGCTCGGCCGGAAAGGTTCGGCTATCTCGATTCTGCCCCGTCGGC harbors:
- a CDS encoding hemolysin family protein codes for the protein MTAVQLFIGLMTLVVNAFFVGAEFALISVRRSQIEPQAEEGNRRARSVIWGLEHVSALLAAAQLGITLCTLVLGIVAEPAIAHLLEPLFDAVGVPHGLVHPISFVIALSVATYLHMLLGEMVPKNIALAEPVRTALLLGPPLVTLARALRPVIFAINAFANLLLKLLRVETKDEVSATFSDDELARLVKDAGDAGLVDDRAAERLHHALELGRRPVRDVVLPVDRVMYTRVGTTPEELERLSSETGFSRFPVMDSEQRILGYLHVKDALDVTPRDMPFPVTAMRPIARVRAATPLDDVLTALRRSRTHLAAVLDEDDRLAGMVTMEDVLRELVGRAQPR
- a CDS encoding hemolysin family protein → MTEVLLLLVAVLLSLACGAFVAAEFSLTTVERGQLERAVEQGERGASSAMKAVRSLTFQLSGAQLGITVTNLVVGMLSESSIAKLIRGPVEAIGLSPSVSSSVALVIGTALSTVFLMVVGELVPKNWAISSPLAVAKTVATPQRAFTALFRPFISHLNNTANHIVRRFGLEPAEELATARSPQELVALARHSAKAGALEADTAELFVRTLNLAELTAENVMTPRVQVTALEVRATAEDVANATRATGLSRFPVYRGSLDTVVGVAHIKDVLAIPAEQRPRKRVSEMLREPLLVPETLTVDRLLDRLSGKLAMAVVIDEYGGTAGVVTLEDIVEEVVGEVRDEHDPHETPDLAPAGEDADGRTLWSADGAARTDQLQRIGLRVPDGPYETLAGLIATEVGRIPAVGDSIDLAGWRLDVVDASGRRAARALLHAPLPGSDEPSEDER
- a CDS encoding GNAT family N-acetyltransferase, yielding MSDLHMRCATLADIDSVLRFWREAAEGTSISDDHDGVSRLITRDPEALLLAERDGLLVGTVIAGFDGWRCSVYRLAVHPRFRRQGISTALLAAVEERFSALGGRRADAMVLEANERAQYAWAAAGYHREDHWRRWIKPFQD
- a CDS encoding cytochrome P450; amino-acid sequence: MSTTFRSRITARLGRTYLARIQRHGIGSSTIRLLPEELLMLLRRDGLDPVKRLAATRAEAPVSKVTLPFGMDAWVVTGYEESKAVLGSADGFSTDFANLAGNAGIAAEQSPGGLGFSDPPVHTRLRRILTPEFTMRRLRRLTPRIEAIVEERLDAMEAAGGPVDLVHEFALPVPSLTICELLGVPYGDRHDFQQLAMDRFDLFGGTTAPFGAMSASLEYFREVVRAQRQKPGDGLLGMIVREHGDSVDDEELAGLADGVLTGGFETTASTIALGSLVLLQNRDVLERLRTDDTMTPPFVEEVLRYLSAVQMAFPRFARRDIEIAGVVIPRGDMVLCSLSGANRDLSYVMDDGGFDPHRATPAGHLAFGHGIHRCIGAELARMELRVAFPALARRFPGMRLAVPPQELSFRKLSIVYGIESLPVHLR
- a CDS encoding antitoxin, with protein sequence MPKTQLNVRVDEATAEAARQRALQRGMSVNRYIEELVKQDAGEVGHTFVEAAADFMKQYESVFAEEFGPERKGTR
- a CDS encoding fic family toxin-antitoxin system, toxin component, with the protein product MNLRIHLSWLLMVAEHKTPGDPQVTDWGALVAAVARHEAEIFGSPVYSDPHSRAAALLQLLLHVPALERSNAMFASAVAYGYLVASGLKVITSPEQVRDLALLVKEGKADVRAIADELRQWSL
- a CDS encoding methyltransferase domain-containing protein; amino-acid sequence: MRLRSTKIPQDAVHHPVFARCYARLSVAAESAGGLAAVRAELLSGLSGRVIEIGAGNGLNFAHYPPAVSEVVAIEPERMLRQLAVRSALRAGIPVDVVPGTAEALPVKSEAFDGAVASLVLCTVRDVQQSLAEIRRVVRPGGELRFFEHVRADGRFMAATQRALDRTVWPRVAGGCHTSRDALAAIEAAGFVVETYRRVNLPERGIRLPTSSCVLGVARRSAVVDRGRQGLR